From the Pseudomonas putida genome, one window contains:
- a CDS encoding aspartate carbamoyltransferase catalytic subunit: MTPIDAKRPLQLNDQGQLRHFLSLDGLPRELLTEILDTADSFLEVGARAVKKVPLLRGKTVCNVFFENSTRTRTTFELAAQRLSADVISLNVSTSSTSKGETLFDTLRNLEAMAADMFVVRHSDSGAAHFIAEHVCPDVAVINGGDGRHAHPTQGMLDMLTIRRHKGSFENLSVAIVGDILHSRVARSDMLALKALGCPDIRVIGPKTLIPIGIEQYGVKVYTDLAEGLKDVDVVIMLRLQRERMAGGLLPSEGEFYRLFGLTTARLAGAKPDAIVMHPGPINRGVEIESAVADGKHSVILNQVTYGIAVRMAVLSMAMSGQNAQRQLDQENAQ, from the coding sequence ATGACGCCAATCGACGCCAAGCGCCCGCTGCAGCTCAATGACCAGGGCCAGCTGCGCCACTTCCTCTCGCTCGACGGTTTGCCCCGCGAACTGCTCACCGAGATCCTCGACACTGCCGACTCGTTCCTCGAAGTCGGCGCCCGAGCCGTCAAGAAAGTCCCGTTGCTGCGCGGCAAGACCGTGTGCAACGTGTTCTTCGAGAACTCGACCCGTACCCGCACCACCTTCGAGCTGGCCGCCCAGCGCCTGTCGGCCGACGTGATCAGCCTGAACGTGTCGACCTCCTCGACCAGCAAGGGCGAGACCCTGTTCGACACCCTGCGCAACCTCGAAGCCATGGCCGCCGACATGTTCGTCGTGCGCCACTCCGACTCCGGCGCCGCGCACTTCATCGCCGAGCACGTGTGCCCGGACGTCGCCGTGATCAACGGTGGTGACGGCCGCCACGCGCACCCGACCCAGGGCATGCTCGACATGCTGACCATCCGCCGCCACAAGGGCAGCTTCGAGAACCTCTCGGTGGCGATCGTTGGCGACATCCTGCACTCGCGCGTGGCCCGCTCCGACATGCTCGCGCTGAAGGCGCTGGGCTGCCCGGACATCCGCGTGATCGGCCCGAAGACCCTGATCCCGATCGGCATCGAGCAATACGGCGTGAAGGTCTACACCGACCTCGCCGAAGGCCTGAAAGACGTCGACGTGGTGATCATGCTGCGCCTGCAGCGTGAACGCATGGCCGGTGGCCTGCTGCCCAGCGAAGGCGAGTTCTACCGCCTGTTCGGCCTGACCACCGCACGCCTGGCCGGTGCCAAGCCTGATGCCATCGTCATGCACCCGGGCCCGATCAACCGCGGCGTGGAAATCGAATCGGCGGTGGCCGACGGCAAACACTCGGTGATTCTCAACCAGGTCACCTATGGCATCGCCGTGCGCATGGCCGTGCTGTCCATGGCCATGAGCGGGCAGAACGCGCAACGTCAACTCGACCAGGAGAACGCCCAGTGA
- a CDS encoding chemotaxis protein CheW produces the protein MTTRPQGASLTAFELLLDIDRRCRLLAADQPLQDTRLQQWSGIGFRIAGQWFVAPMGEVAEVLREPRSSRVPGVQPWVCGVANLRGRLLPVMDLSSFFGLGPVAPGKQRRVLVLDHEDLFVGLLVDEVLGLQHFALSSLELSPPQPLLRAAARFVQGHFPRERNWAIFSPFALAQAPGFLDVAL, from the coding sequence TTGACCACCCGCCCGCAGGGCGCGTCGTTGACCGCCTTCGAGCTGTTGCTGGACATTGACCGGCGCTGCCGCCTGCTGGCGGCCGACCAGCCGCTGCAGGACACCCGCCTGCAGCAGTGGAGCGGCATCGGCTTTCGCATCGCCGGGCAGTGGTTCGTCGCGCCGATGGGCGAGGTCGCCGAGGTGCTGCGCGAGCCGCGCAGTAGCCGCGTGCCTGGCGTGCAGCCGTGGGTGTGTGGCGTGGCCAACTTGCGCGGCCGGCTGTTGCCGGTGATGGACCTGAGCAGTTTCTTCGGCCTTGGCCCTGTTGCGCCAGGCAAGCAGCGGCGGGTGCTGGTGCTGGACCACGAAGACCTGTTCGTCGGCCTGTTGGTCGACGAGGTGCTGGGCCTGCAGCACTTCGCCCTGAGCAGCCTGGAACTGTCGCCACCGCAACCGCTGCTGCGGGCTGCTGCCCGCTTCGTGCAGGGGCACTTCCCGCGTGAACGCAACTGGGCGATCTTCAGCCCCTTCGCCCTGGCCCAAGCGCCGGGTTTTCTTGACGTGGCGCTATAG
- a CDS encoding energy transducer TonB has protein sequence MTLPADIPSDLLPPRVRPVDRLGFTLFLAALVHLALILGVGFTVVKPAEIRQTMDITLATFKSEKAPEKADYQAQANQQGSGTLEKKAVPTTTEVAPFQDSKINKVTPPPAAKPEVAPPPVPEKSAVATKAPKAQKIEPKPKESKPQPKPAAATPDFDSSQLSSQIASLEAELSNEQQMYAKRPKIHRLNAASTMRDKGAWYKEEWRKKVERVGNLNYPDEARRQQIYGNLRMMVSINRDGSLYEVLVLESSGQPVLDQAAQRIVRLAAPFAPFTGDLAEFDRLEIIRTWRFARGDRLSSN, from the coding sequence ATGACGCTGCCTGCCGACATCCCTTCCGACCTGCTGCCACCGCGCGTTCGCCCGGTGGACCGGCTTGGCTTTACCTTGTTCCTGGCTGCTTTGGTGCACCTGGCGCTGATCCTTGGCGTGGGCTTTACCGTGGTCAAACCGGCCGAGATCCGCCAGACCATGGACATCACCCTGGCCACCTTCAAGAGCGAGAAAGCGCCGGAGAAGGCTGATTACCAGGCCCAGGCCAACCAGCAGGGCAGCGGCACCCTGGAAAAGAAAGCGGTGCCGACCACCACCGAAGTGGCGCCGTTCCAGGACAGCAAGATCAACAAGGTCACCCCGCCGCCTGCCGCCAAGCCTGAAGTAGCACCACCGCCCGTGCCGGAGAAATCCGCCGTGGCAACCAAGGCGCCGAAAGCGCAGAAGATCGAGCCCAAGCCCAAGGAAAGCAAGCCACAGCCCAAGCCGGCAGCGGCTACGCCGGATTTCGACAGTTCGCAATTGTCGAGCCAGATCGCCAGCCTTGAGGCGGAACTGTCCAACGAACAGCAGATGTACGCCAAGCGCCCGAAGATCCACCGCCTCAACGCGGCGTCGACCATGCGCGACAAGGGCGCCTGGTACAAGGAAGAGTGGCGCAAGAAGGTCGAGCGGGTGGGTAACCTCAACTACCCCGACGAGGCACGCCGGCAACAGATCTACGGCAACTTGCGGATGATGGTGTCGATCAACCGCGATGGCTCGCTGTACGAGGTGCTGGTGCTGGAGTCGTCCGGCCAGCCGGTGCTGGACCAGGCGGCCCAGCGCATCGTGCGCCTGGCGGCGCCCTTTGCGCCGTTTACCGGCGACCTGGCCGAGTTCGACCGGCTGGAGATCATCCGCACCTGGCGCTTCGCCCGCGGCGACCGCCTGTCCAGCAACTGA
- the gshB gene encoding glutathione synthase — translation MSVRLGIVMDPIASISYKKDSSLAMLLAAQARGWELFYMEQRDLYQGEGKARARMRPLKVFADPAHWFELGEEQDSPLADLNVILMRKDPPFDMEFVYSTYLLEQAESEGVLVVNRPQSLRDCNEKLFATLFPQCTPPTLVSRRPDIIREFAAQHGDVILKPLDGMGGTSIFRHRVGDPNLSVILETLTALGAQQIMAQAYLPAIKDGDKRILMIDGEPVDYCLARIPASGETRGNLAAGGRGEARPLTERDRWIAAQVGPTLRAKGLLFVGLDVIGDYLTEINVTSPTCIREIDAAYNTDIGGRLMDAIDRQLKAR, via the coding sequence ATGAGCGTTCGCCTCGGCATTGTCATGGACCCGATCGCGTCCATCTCCTACAAGAAGGACAGCTCGCTGGCCATGCTGCTGGCCGCCCAGGCCCGCGGCTGGGAGCTGTTCTACATGGAGCAGCGCGACCTGTACCAGGGCGAAGGCAAGGCCCGTGCGCGCATGCGCCCGCTGAAAGTATTCGCCGACCCTGCGCACTGGTTCGAGCTGGGCGAAGAGCAGGACAGCCCGCTGGCCGACCTGAACGTGATCCTGATGCGCAAGGACCCACCGTTCGACATGGAGTTCGTCTACAGCACTTACCTGCTGGAGCAGGCCGAGAGCGAAGGCGTGTTGGTGGTGAACCGCCCGCAGAGCCTGCGTGACTGCAACGAAAAACTGTTCGCCACGCTGTTCCCTCAGTGCACCCCGCCTACCCTGGTCAGCCGTCGCCCGGACATCATCCGCGAGTTCGCGGCCCAGCACGGTGACGTGATTCTCAAGCCGCTGGACGGCATGGGCGGTACGTCGATCTTCCGCCACCGGGTCGGCGACCCCAACCTGTCGGTGATCCTAGAAACCCTGACCGCCCTGGGTGCCCAGCAGATCATGGCCCAGGCCTACCTGCCGGCCATCAAGGACGGCGACAAGCGCATCCTGATGATCGACGGCGAACCGGTCGATTACTGCCTGGCCCGTATTCCCGCCAGTGGCGAGACCCGTGGCAACCTGGCTGCCGGTGGCCGCGGCGAAGCCCGCCCGCTGACCGAGCGTGACCGCTGGATCGCCGCCCAGGTCGGCCCGACCCTGCGTGCTAAGGGCCTGCTGTTCGTCGGCCTCGACGTGATCGGCGACTACCTCACCGAAATCAACGTCACCAGCCCTACCTGCATCCGCGAGATCGACGCAGCCTACAACACCGATATCGGTGGCAGGTTGATGGATGCCATTGATCGCCAGCTCAAGGCGCGCTGA
- a CDS encoding gamma-butyrobetaine hydroxylase-like domain-containing protein: MARLPTAINLHKASKTLSLTYAPGEVYQLPAEFLRVHSPSAEVQGHGNPILQFGKINVGLIGLEPAGQYALKLTFDDGHDSGLFTWEYLEQLCLRQEQLWADYLDELHKAGKSRDPAESVVKLML; encoded by the coding sequence ATGGCCCGCCTGCCCACCGCCATCAACCTGCACAAAGCCTCCAAGACCCTCAGCCTCACCTACGCCCCCGGCGAGGTGTATCAGTTGCCCGCCGAGTTCCTGCGGGTGCACTCCCCCTCCGCCGAGGTCCAGGGCCACGGCAACCCCATCCTGCAATTCGGCAAAATCAATGTCGGCCTCATCGGCCTGGAACCTGCCGGCCAATATGCACTGAAACTGACCTTCGACGACGGCCATGACAGCGGCCTGTTCACCTGGGAATACCTCGAGCAGCTGTGCCTGCGCCAGGAACAATTGTGGGCCGACTACCTCGACGAACTGCACAAGGCCGGCAAGTCCCGCGACCCGGCGGAATCGGTGGTCAAACTCATGCTCTAG
- the pyrR gene encoding bifunctional pyr operon transcriptional regulator/uracil phosphoribosyltransferase PyrR, with protein sequence MSLPNPADLIRQMAVDLRAHLARRNITEPRFIGIRTGGVWVAQALQAEMADHSPLGTLDVSFYRDDFSQNGLHPQVRPSELPFEVEGQHLVLIDDVLMSGRTIRAALNELFDYGRPASVTLVCLLDLDAGELPIRPNVLGATLSLAAHERVKLTGPAPLALERQDLATASAL encoded by the coding sequence ATGAGCCTACCCAATCCCGCCGACCTGATCCGGCAGATGGCTGTCGACCTTCGCGCCCATCTGGCCCGCCGCAACATCACCGAGCCGCGCTTCATCGGCATCCGCACTGGCGGCGTCTGGGTTGCCCAGGCCCTGCAGGCGGAAATGGCCGACCACAGCCCGCTGGGCACCCTTGACGTGTCGTTCTATCGCGATGATTTCAGCCAGAACGGCCTCCACCCGCAGGTGCGCCCGTCGGAACTGCCGTTCGAGGTCGAAGGCCAACACCTGGTGCTGATCGACGACGTGCTGATGAGTGGCCGCACCATCCGCGCCGCACTCAACGAACTGTTCGATTACGGCCGCCCGGCCAGTGTCACCCTGGTCTGCCTGCTCGACCTGGATGCCGGCGAACTGCCCATCCGCCCCAATGTGCTCGGCGCCACCCTGTCGCTGGCGGCCCATGAACGGGTAAAATTGACCGGACCCGCACCGCTCGCCCTCGAGCGCCAGGACCTCGCCACCGCTTCCGCCCTTTAA
- the hslU gene encoding ATP-dependent protease ATPase subunit HslU — MSMTPREIVHELNRHIIGQDDAKRAVAIALRNRWRRMQLPAELRAEVTPKNILMIGPTGVGKTEIARRLAKLANAPFLKVEATKFTEVGYVGRDVESIIRDLADAALKMLREQEIVRVRHRAEDAAEDRILDALLPQARVSSFSEEAAQTSTDSNTRQLFRKRLREGQLDDKEIEIEVAENMGVEIAAPPGMEEMTNQLQSLFANMGKGKRKARKLKVKDALKMVRDEEASRLVNEEELKAKALEAVEQHGIVFIDEIDKVAKRGNVGGADVSREGVQRDLLPLIEGCTVNTKLGMVKTDHILFIASGAFHLSKPSDLVPELQGRLPIRVELKALTPEDFERILKEPHASLTEQYSALLKTEGLNIEFAADGIKRLAEIAYQVNEKTENIGARRLHTLLERLLEEVSFSAGDLASTHDEAPILIDAAYVNGHLGELAQNEDLSRYIL; from the coding sequence ATGTCCATGACCCCCCGCGAGATCGTCCACGAACTCAACCGCCACATCATCGGCCAGGACGACGCCAAGCGTGCCGTCGCCATTGCCCTGCGCAACCGCTGGCGGCGCATGCAGCTCCCCGCCGAGCTGCGTGCCGAAGTGACGCCGAAGAACATCCTGATGATCGGCCCTACCGGCGTCGGCAAGACCGAAATCGCCCGCCGCCTGGCCAAGCTGGCCAACGCGCCGTTCCTCAAGGTCGAAGCCACCAAGTTCACCGAAGTGGGCTACGTTGGCCGTGACGTCGAGTCGATCATCCGTGACCTGGCCGATGCCGCGCTGAAGATGCTGCGCGAGCAGGAAATCGTCCGCGTGCGCCACCGCGCCGAAGACGCCGCCGAAGACCGCATCCTCGACGCCCTGCTGCCGCAGGCGCGGGTCAGCAGCTTCAGCGAGGAAGCCGCGCAGACCAGCACCGATTCCAACACCCGCCAGCTGTTCCGCAAGCGCCTGCGCGAAGGCCAGCTGGACGACAAGGAAATCGAGATCGAAGTGGCCGAGAACATGGGCGTCGAAATCGCCGCGCCACCCGGCATGGAAGAAATGACCAACCAGCTGCAGAGCCTGTTCGCCAATATGGGCAAGGGCAAGCGCAAGGCCCGCAAGCTGAAGGTCAAGGACGCGCTGAAAATGGTGCGCGACGAAGAAGCCAGTCGCCTGGTCAACGAGGAAGAACTCAAGGCCAAGGCCCTGGAAGCGGTCGAGCAGCACGGTATCGTGTTCATCGACGAAATCGACAAGGTGGCCAAGCGTGGCAACGTCGGCGGTGCCGATGTATCCCGTGAAGGCGTGCAGCGCGACCTGCTGCCGCTGATCGAAGGCTGCACCGTCAACACCAAGCTGGGTATGGTCAAGACCGACCACATCCTGTTCATCGCTTCCGGTGCGTTCCACCTGAGCAAGCCGAGCGACCTGGTGCCAGAGCTGCAGGGCCGTCTGCCGATCCGTGTAGAACTGAAGGCACTGACCCCAGAAGACTTCGAGCGCATCCTGAAAGAGCCGCACGCGTCGCTGACCGAACAGTACAGTGCACTGCTCAAGACCGAAGGCCTGAACATCGAGTTCGCCGCCGACGGTATCAAGCGCCTGGCCGAGATTGCCTATCAGGTGAACGAGAAGACCGAGAACATTGGTGCCCGCCGCCTGCACACCCTGCTCGAGCGCCTGCTCGAAGAGGTATCGTTCAGTGCCGGTGACCTGGCCAGCACCCACGACGAAGCACCGATTCTGATCGATGCCGCGTATGTGAACGGCCACCTCGGTGAACTGGCGCAGAACGAAGACCTGTCGCGCTACATCCTGTAA
- the pilH gene encoding twitching motility response regulator PilH: protein MARVLIVDDSPTEMYRLTEWLEKHGHQVLKANNGADGVALARQEKPDAVLMDIVMPGMNGFQATRQLSKDPETSAIPVVVVTTKDQETDRIWATRQGARDFLTKPVEEDALIAKLKEVLGA, encoded by the coding sequence ATGGCCCGCGTTCTGATTGTCGACGACTCGCCGACAGAGATGTACAGATTGACCGAATGGCTGGAAAAACACGGTCACCAGGTGCTCAAGGCCAACAACGGTGCCGACGGCGTGGCCCTGGCCCGCCAGGAAAAGCCCGACGCGGTGCTGATGGACATCGTCATGCCTGGCATGAACGGCTTCCAGGCCACCCGCCAGCTGAGCAAGGACCCGGAGACCAGTGCCATCCCCGTGGTGGTGGTGACCACCAAGGACCAGGAAACCGACCGTATCTGGGCTACGCGCCAGGGTGCCCGCGACTTCCTGACCAAGCCGGTGGAAGAGGACGCGCTGATCGCCAAGCTCAAAGAAGTGCTCGGCGCTTGA
- the ruvX gene encoding Holliday junction resolvase RuvX, with translation MAELRLLLGFDYGSKQIGVAVGQVVTGQARELCTLKAQNGVPDWAQVEKLINEWKPDAIVVGLPLNMDGTPSEMSERAEKFARRLNGRFNLPVHTHDERLTTFEAKGERMARGGQRGSYRDNPVDAIAAALLLQGWLEANT, from the coding sequence ATGGCTGAGCTACGCCTGCTGCTGGGCTTCGACTACGGTAGCAAACAGATCGGCGTCGCTGTGGGCCAGGTGGTAACCGGCCAAGCCCGTGAGCTGTGCACCCTGAAGGCACAGAACGGCGTGCCGGACTGGGCTCAGGTGGAAAAGCTCATCAATGAGTGGAAGCCCGATGCCATCGTCGTCGGCCTGCCACTGAACATGGACGGCACGCCGAGCGAAATGAGCGAGCGCGCGGAAAAGTTCGCCCGTCGCCTCAATGGCCGCTTCAACCTGCCCGTGCACACCCACGACGAACGCCTGACCACCTTCGAGGCCAAGGGCGAGCGCATGGCCCGTGGCGGCCAGCGCGGCAGCTACCGTGACAACCCGGTCGACGCCATCGCCGCCGCCCTGCTGCTGCAAGGCTGGCTGGAGGCCAATACCTGA
- the hslV gene encoding ATP-dependent protease subunit HslV yields MTTIVSVRRNGKVVMGGDGQVSLGNTVMKGNAKKVRRLYNGEVIAGFAGATADAFTLFERFEAQLQKHSGHLVRAAVELAKEWRTDRSLSRLEAMLAVANKDASLIITGNGDVVEPEDGLIAMGSGGGYAQAAARALLNKTDLSAREITEAALNIAGDICVFTNHNLTIEEQDLAE; encoded by the coding sequence TTGACCACCATCGTTTCTGTCCGCCGTAACGGCAAAGTCGTCATGGGCGGCGACGGCCAGGTATCCCTCGGCAACACCGTGATGAAAGGCAACGCCAAGAAGGTCCGTCGCCTGTACAACGGCGAAGTGATCGCCGGTTTCGCCGGTGCCACCGCCGACGCCTTCACCCTGTTCGAGCGCTTCGAAGCCCAGCTGCAGAAACACTCCGGCCACCTGGTGCGTGCCGCCGTCGAGCTGGCCAAGGAATGGCGTACCGACCGCTCCCTGAGCCGCCTGGAAGCCATGCTGGCGGTGGCCAACAAGGACGCATCGCTGATCATCACCGGCAACGGTGACGTGGTCGAGCCGGAAGACGGCCTGATCGCCATGGGTTCCGGTGGTGGCTATGCACAGGCCGCGGCCCGCGCCTTGCTGAACAAGACCGACCTGTCGGCCCGGGAAATCACCGAGGCCGCCCTGAACATCGCCGGTGACATCTGCGTGTTCACCAACCACAACCTGACCATCGAGGAGCAGGACCTGGCCGAGTAA
- a CDS encoding dihydroorotase, translating into MTISILGARVIDPASGLDQVTDLHLDGGRIAAIGAAPAGFSASRTIAADGLIAAPGLVDLGVSLREPGYSRKGSIASETRAAVAGGVTSLCCPPQTKPVLDTSAVAELILDRAREAANSKVYPIGALTKGLEGEQLAELVALRDTGCVAFANGLKEIPNNRTLARALEYAATFDLTVVFHSQDRDLAQGGLAHEGAMASFLGLPGIPETAETVALARNLLLVEQTGVRAHFTQITSARGARLIEQAQQLGLPVTADVALYQLILTDESLREFSSLYHVQPPLRTAADRDGLRAAVKSGVIQAISSHHQPHERDAKLAPFGATEPGISSVELLLPLAMTLVEDGLLDLPTLLARLSSGPAKAMRLPAGELKVGGAADLVLFDAKASTIAGEQWLSRGENCPFIGHCLPAAVRYTLVDGHVCHEA; encoded by the coding sequence GTGACCATCAGTATTCTTGGCGCCCGGGTCATCGACCCTGCCAGTGGCCTGGACCAGGTCACCGACCTGCACCTGGACGGTGGGCGCATCGCCGCCATCGGCGCCGCCCCGGCCGGTTTCAGTGCCAGCCGCACGATCGCAGCTGACGGCCTGATTGCCGCGCCAGGCCTGGTCGACCTCGGCGTCTCGCTGCGCGAGCCGGGCTACAGCCGCAAGGGCTCGATCGCCAGTGAAACCCGCGCCGCCGTGGCCGGTGGCGTCACCAGCCTGTGCTGCCCACCGCAGACCAAGCCGGTGCTGGATACCTCGGCGGTGGCCGAGCTGATCCTCGACCGCGCCCGCGAAGCCGCCAACAGCAAGGTCTACCCGATCGGCGCCCTGACCAAGGGCCTGGAGGGCGAGCAGCTGGCCGAGCTGGTTGCCCTGCGCGACACCGGTTGCGTGGCCTTCGCCAACGGCCTGAAGGAAATCCCCAACAACCGGACCCTGGCCCGTGCCCTGGAGTACGCCGCCACCTTCGACCTGACCGTGGTGTTCCACTCCCAGGACCGCGACCTGGCCCAGGGTGGCCTGGCCCACGAAGGCGCCATGGCCAGCTTTCTCGGCCTGCCCGGCATCCCCGAGACCGCGGAAACCGTCGCCCTGGCGCGCAACCTGCTGCTGGTGGAACAGACTGGCGTGCGTGCGCACTTCACCCAGATCACCAGCGCCCGTGGCGCACGGCTGATCGAGCAAGCCCAGCAACTGGGCCTGCCGGTGACGGCCGACGTGGCGCTGTATCAGCTGATCCTCACCGACGAGTCGCTGCGTGAGTTCTCCAGCCTGTACCACGTGCAGCCGCCGCTGCGCACCGCCGCCGACCGCGACGGCCTGCGCGCGGCAGTGAAGTCGGGGGTGATCCAGGCGATCTCCAGCCACCACCAGCCCCACGAGCGTGATGCAAAGCTGGCCCCGTTCGGCGCCACCGAACCGGGTATCAGCAGCGTCGAACTGTTGTTGCCACTGGCCATGACCCTGGTCGAGGACGGCCTGCTCGACCTGCCGACCCTGCTCGCCCGCCTGAGCAGCGGCCCGGCCAAGGCCATGCGCCTGCCGGCCGGCGAGCTGAAAGTCGGCGGCGCGGCCGATCTGGTGCTGTTCGACGCCAAGGCCTCGACGATTGCGGGTGAGCAATGGCTGTCGCGCGGCGAAAACTGCCCGTTCATCGGCCACTGCTTGCCGGCTGCGGTGCGTTATACCTTGGTCGATGGCCACGTCTGCCACGAGGCCTGA
- the pilG gene encoding twitching motility response regulator PilG, giving the protein MEQPLKVMVIDDSRTIRRTAQMLLGEAGCEVITASDGFDALAKIIDHQPQIIFVDVLMPRLDGYQTCAVIKHNSAFKDIPVILLSSRDGLFDKARGRVVGSDQFLTKPFSKEELLDAIRAHVPGFAAPE; this is encoded by the coding sequence ATGGAACAGCCCCTGAAGGTGATGGTGATCGACGATTCCCGCACGATCCGCCGCACCGCGCAGATGTTGCTCGGCGAAGCGGGCTGCGAGGTGATCACCGCCAGTGACGGCTTCGATGCCCTGGCCAAGATCATCGACCACCAGCCACAGATCATCTTCGTCGACGTGCTGATGCCCCGTCTGGACGGTTATCAGACCTGCGCGGTGATCAAGCACAACAGTGCCTTCAAGGACATCCCGGTGATTCTTCTGTCGTCTCGCGACGGCCTGTTCGACAAGGCCCGCGGCCGGGTGGTCGGCTCCGACCAGTTCCTGACCAAACCATTCAGCAAGGAAGAACTGCTCGACGCGATCAGGGCCCATGTGCCTGGTTTCGCCGCGCCCGAATAA
- a CDS encoding YqgE/AlgH family protein produces the protein MKTLTPSYLKHQFLIAMPHMADPNFAQTLTYIVEHNANGAMGLVVNRPQELNLADILEQLRPNEMPPASTLQVPIYQGGPVQTDRGFVLHSSECSYQATVELQGLSLSTSQDVLFAIAEGVGPQQSLITLGYAGWEAGQLEAELADNAWLNCPFDPDILFAMASEQRLGAAARSLGINLSLLTSQAGHA, from the coding sequence ATGAAAACTCTCACCCCGAGCTACCTCAAGCATCAGTTCCTGATCGCCATGCCGCACATGGCCGATCCGAACTTCGCCCAGACCCTCACGTACATCGTCGAGCACAACGCCAATGGCGCCATGGGCCTGGTGGTCAACCGACCACAGGAGCTGAACCTGGCCGACATTCTCGAGCAGTTGCGCCCGAACGAGATGCCACCGGCCAGCACCTTGCAGGTCCCTATCTACCAGGGTGGCCCGGTACAGACCGACCGCGGTTTCGTCCTGCACAGCAGCGAATGCAGCTACCAGGCCACCGTCGAACTGCAGGGCCTGTCGCTGTCCACTTCGCAGGATGTGCTGTTCGCCATCGCCGAAGGCGTGGGGCCGCAGCAAAGCCTGATTACCCTGGGTTACGCCGGCTGGGAAGCGGGCCAACTGGAAGCTGAACTGGCCGACAATGCCTGGCTCAACTGCCCGTTCGACCCGGACATCCTCTTCGCCATGGCCAGCGAACAACGCCTGGGCGCCGCAGCTCGCAGCCTGGGCATCAACCTCAGCTTGCTGACCAGCCAGGCGGGGCACGCCTGA